The Panicum virgatum strain AP13 chromosome 6K, P.virgatum_v5, whole genome shotgun sequence nucleotide sequence CAGGCAGGCGCTCGTCCATGGAGTGGGAAGAAGCACTGAGAGGCAGGGAGCCGAGGCCGAGCTGAGCTGAGCTCGAAGCCGCAGTAAATGGACTCACGCTGTGGCGTGGTGTGCAGCAGTAACAAAATTTAATTTAAAACGCGACGCGCAGGGTATCTCGACTACGGAGTCTAGTTGAGTAGACTCTTCTTGAGATCTTCAAACAGTGCGTGCTTGCTACTCGTATGCTAGCTGGACTGCAGCAGGGGGAGTAATTGCAGCGTTACTAATCCCAGGTCAAAACCGGCCACGGCAGCGCACTCTGACTGATTGGGTAGTCAACAACCTGTGCTTGATCCAGCATGGTTTCTGGATTTGGGAAATGCTGATCTTTAGGAGCAAGTCGCAATTTTGCAGCAGGTGATGCTTTAATTGAAGTCGCCAACATGTTCTAATCTTTTCACAAatcgcagcagcagcacaacacaatcgcagcagcagcacaagAACAGGGCATGGAAGGGGAGAGTTGATTGAGAGAGAGATCTATCTATGTCTGGATCCTATTTCAGTTGCCGGATTGGCCGATCCGAGGCGGTCGGCCGTCGGCGAGCGCATTTCGCCGGACGAGGTgtcggcagcgccgccgcacgaGCCGGGGGAGGGTGTGGGGGAGGGGGGCCCGGGGTCAGAAGATGTCGAGGACGTCGACGATGGCGGCGTTGCAGAGcgggcagcggccgcggccggcgaggagctcgcgggcgcaggcgcggcAGAAGGTGTGGCCGCAGGGGATGAAGGCCGCGCCCTTGGCGCGCGCCATGCACACGCAGCAGCACCCGGCGACCACCCCTTTGCCCGCGGCCTCCGGCtccgcgtcggcgtcgtcctccaccagctccagcgccgccgcttccgccaACTCCTCATCGCgcggggccgcgccgcccgcgccggcgctccACTGCCTGTCCGTCTGCTCGAGGAGCGCCATCAGGGAGACCCTCtccccctgctcctcctcctcctcttgcgccgccaccaccgtggGCGGCTGGCTCGCCGgccggggaggcggaggcggggcgggAGAAGGGACGGCCTCGGCGGGCGcgaacgccggcgccggcggggaggccgCCGTGCTCGGGGCGGGAAGCGACACCGCGCGGCGGACGAGCAcggggtcgccggcgtcggcccccggcgcggcggctggAGGCTGCTGGTCGTCCCGGATGATGTCGAGGAGggtgcgcgccgcggccgctgcggcggcggcggacgacgacgagggcggcggcagcgaggcctgcctctcggcggccatggcggaggcgaGCGTGACCGCCGCCCGGCGCCCCGCCGCGAGGTCGTCCTCGTCGCGGAGCTTGAGCAGGTCGCGGAGGTTGCACGAccccgccgcccccaccgccggcggcggccccaccGCGGCGAGCTGGTCCGCCAGCGTGACGCTGCGCCGCATCACCCGCCCCTCCATCCTCGAcgactcctcctccttcccgacGCCAACCAACCCGCCCGCCGCTCGGCAAGCCCGGACACGGCagaagagagagggggaggaaggAGCCGAACCGAAGCGCCGCCTATTCCAAGCGGCACGCTCTCGGGTGGGCTAATAAAGTGGGGGAGGGCGTGGCGCGCCTGGGGAGGCGTGCGTCGGGTGTCTCGTTCGGATCTCGCGCGGGCGAGGCCGGAGCtgtgagccgccgccgcgtgatGATCCGCCGATCTGGGGGGCGAAGGTGGCTGCTCTTCGCCTTTTGGGTGGGTTCGGCCAGCGGCTTGGAAGGTTTGCAGCAGCGCTCGCGCTCCCGAGGTCGGAGAGCAGGGAGTAATAAAGGCTGGgctggcgggggcgggggcgtggGCGACGGAGGGGGGCGGGCGGTATCAGCGGAGCGGCAGCGCGGGGGAGTGCGGATCTGCCGAGAGGCGAAACGGGATGCCGTTTGTCGGGGAGGGGGCATGGTTAACCTAAccgtgggaaccggtccgggtcCGGTTTCGACCGGTAcccaaccggtccaaattcaaattttaaatttgaattcaaaaaatgaaaaatttctaaaaaattcataaaaatacttcaaggtgtgatgaatctaatggtgtcaaattttctcaaaaattcattcatttagtacagtttgtgggaatttaaagttaaatcaaaaaagaaaaagaaaaaaaatgggccggcccatgaaggcccaccgatcaaaccggccggtaaactggtcaaaccggccggtaaaccggtcaaaccggtcggtaaaccggtcaaaccggccggtaaaccggttgcacgggagcttttgaatttcaaaccggtcaaaccgaccagtaaaccggtaaaaccggccggtaaaccggtcaaaccggtcggaaccggttgcataggagtttttgaatttatttgaatttagatttgaattcaaccggtttccaccggttaccggcctaaccggtccggtaaaccggtaccggagggcggcggttaggccggttcggtcggattttaaaaccctggGAGGGGGAGCCGCGCCGTGCCCGTCGGTCCGACCGCGCCGGTGCTCctgcgcggcgcggctcggTCGTCTGCGGGGTCTGGGTGGGCCGTCTGATGAGGGTGTGGTTGGCGACTGCTCGCGCGATGGCAAGCAATCGAGTGGGGAGGCCAGATCTGCGGCCGCGCTGGTTGGGCCGCTGATCCTGGGCCGCGTGCCAGCTCTGTTCCATCCCATCCATCACTGGTGGCACCGCAGCGCAGCGGCTGCTGAACCTTCCAAacgctgcaagcctgcaaccaGCCAACCACGCTGTTCGGTCTGTCAGCGACTGCGGCGCGCAACACAAGAGCGGGAAAGACGTGTGGCTGCTCGCGCGTTCCATCGTTCTCGCTGCTTCTTCTCAGGAAAGAGAGGTGCGTGCGCACAAAAAAGGAGAGGTAGCTCCAGCGACATTGTCGCATCGGCGAGAAAAGGAAAGTTCCGAGTCGCCATCGATCGCTTCCTCCCTCCGAAACTTTGGCTCCCGCCCTCCTCGGCTCATCAGCGACGCACAGCTGGGAGAACGCTCGCTGGACGCTGGGCCTCCACGCTTTGCCAACGGTTTGCACAGCGACATCGTAGTGTCGCACTTGTCAGATGCCACTATGCCAGCACATCAACAGTGGTTGTCACTTGCCACGACCACGCCGTGCAGAAGAGCAGGGGAAAGACCAAACCGCCTGCCTGACGAGTTTTCCTTTGTCGCAAACTAccattctttcaaaaaaaaaaccctgcaaACTATGGTGCTGCATGGCGATGTCGCTATCTGAAAGACTTGCCTGCCGGCAGGCAAAGCCCCGGAATGGAGCGGTGTCTCAAGAATTTGCTCTAGTCAGAATGTTAGCACAGAGCACACTCAAAACTAAGCTACTCTCATCTACAGTACAGACATGCGAGTAGAAATTGCAATGAGCGTGTTTcacaaaagaaagaaatgaTGTCGCCTTCCGTCATCAACCTGTTCAAACTTTTCGATGAGACAGCTGGAACAGAGAATTGACCGTTTAACATCGTATTTAGGTGACACCAACAAAAAGCCAGTATAATTTCTGCAATGTAAAGCATACTGCAGATAATATGCACGAAGCTAGAATTATAGCAAAGTTCAACGCATCAAGGAATACTCCTAAACTTTCCATTATTGTAAACCATTATCATGTAACAGTACCACCACCCCACACAACCTCTTACAAGACCAGTACGATCAATTCACCAATCAGATCA carries:
- the LOC120712942 gene encoding predicted GPI-anchored protein 58, with amino-acid sequence MEGRVMRRSVTLADQLAAVGPPPAVGAAGSCNLRDLLKLRDEDDLAAGRRAAVTLASAMAAERQASLPPPSSSSAAAAAAAARTLLDIIRDDQQPPAAAPGADAGDPVLVRRAVSLPAPSTAASPPAPAFAPAEAVPSPAPPPPPRPASQPPTVVAAQEEEEEQGERVSLMALLEQTDRQWSAGAGGAAPRDEELAEAAALELVEDDADAEPEAAGKGVVAGCCCVCMARAKGAAFIPCGHTFCRACARELLAGRGRCPLCNAAIVDVLDIF